Proteins co-encoded in one Aspergillus fumigatus Af293 chromosome 6, whole genome shotgun sequence genomic window:
- a CDS encoding 40S ribosomal protein uS14 has translation MTHESVWYSRPRKFGKGSRECRVCAHRAGLIRKYGMDICRQCFREKAQDIGFYKVVPLNLFSRSISCFTTNRYVLGAR, from the exons ATGACTCACGAGTCCGTTTGGTACAGCCGGCCCCGCAA GTTCGGCAAGGGTTCCCGTGAATG CCGTGTTTGCGCCCACCGTGCTGGTCTGATCCGCAAGTACGGG ATGGACATCTGCAGACAATGCTTCCGTGAGAAGGCTCAGGACATCGGTTTCTACAAGGTTG TACCGTTAAATCTATTTTCTCGATCCATTTCCTGTTTCACGACGAATCGTTACGTGCTCGGCGCTCGGTAG
- a CDS encoding DASH complex subunit DAM1, giving the protein MMEPALARSSSRPRPSSRPTTPLRPSSRSSIREAHGYGTSISNAGYTQPAINALEPQFAELADSMADLEANFMHLQLMHESLTRFSESFASFLYGLNMNAFCVDFPEAPIADSFRRAKQAEAQKEAEAEEVRRANDAEATFMTTDTSFVENPPSTISSKPTSKSSIPSRGATRGSSTRESARGRYTTRGTNRARPSALPRGRGVR; this is encoded by the exons ATGATGGAACCTGCTCTCGCGCGGTCATCCTCGCGCCCGCGACCTTCGTCCAGGCCCACGACTCCTCTGAGGCCCAGTTCTCGGTCTTCAATTCGTGAAGCCCATGGTTATGGGACGAGTATCAGCAATGCTGGCTACACACAACCCGCAATCAATGCTCTCGAACCGCAGTTTGCAGAACTTGCAGATTCTATGGCAGATCTTGAGGCGAACTTCATGCACCTTCAGCTGATGCACGAGAGCTTGACGCGGTTCAGTGAGAGCTTTGCCAGCTTCCTCTATGGTTTGAATATGAATGCGTTCTGTGTCGACTTTCCGGAG GCGCCAATAGCAGATTCGTTTCGGAGAGCTAAACAAGCTGAAGCTCAGAAAG AggctgaagctgaagaagttcGACGAGCTAATGACGCTGAGGCAACATTCAT GACAACAGATACCTCGTTCGTTGAGAATCCTCCTAGCACGATTTCCTCAAAGCCCACTTCCAAGTCATCAATTCCTTCTCGAGGAGCTACTCGGGGGTCTTCAACGCGCGAGTCGGCACGCGGTCGCTATACAACGAGAGGGACTAATCGGGCTCGGCCCAGCGCATTGCCTCGAGGTAGAGGTGTTCGGTGA